Proteins encoded together in one Diabrotica undecimpunctata isolate CICGRU chromosome 3, icDiaUnde3, whole genome shotgun sequence window:
- the LOC140435590 gene encoding uncharacterized protein has product MLRHTTLSIILVAIVFFTLSDTKQSSSSKNHDLLTQLGLQRIKGPNSHHRKRLAVESRHHSRSDDSHMFIVKLPPHPHYYVHNKPNSVDNIHSKSRNLPVGFQNNGKPAKIYHWNLPLMKKAASTHKAKSDDYLMDFRHQESWNEVLDKPMKEKKPHKPYYYVPAKPKKSGFTKYFPGNGKPHSFYVIEKSKKAHYHRLLP; this is encoded by the coding sequence GCATACAACTTTGTCCATCATTTTGGTGGCCATTGTCTTCTTCACGCTGTCAGATACCAAACAGTCTTCGTCTTCAAAAAACCACGACCTCCTTACACAACTTGGTTTACAAAGAATCAAGGGACCCAACAGTCATCACCGAAAACGATTAGCAGTGGAATCAAGACATCATAGCAGATCAGATGATTCCCACATGTTCATCGTTAAACTCCCGCCGCACCCTCATTATTATGTTCACAATAAACCTAACAGCGTTGACAATATCCACAGCAAAAGCAGAAACCTACCAGTTGGGTTTCAAAACAATGGAAAACCTGCTAAGATATACCACTGGAATTTACCTCTGATGAAAAAGGCAGCTTCAACACATAAAGCTAAATCAGATGATTATCTTATGGATTTCAGGCATCAGGAGAGCTGGAATGAAGTTTTAGATAAACCGATGAAGGAAAAGAAACCGCACAAACCCTACTACTACGTTCCTGCCAAACCGAAGAAATCTGGTTTTACTAAATACTTTCCTGGTAACGGAAAACCACACTCTTTTTATGTTATAGAAAAGAGTAAGAAGGCTCATTATCACAGGCTGTTGCCGTAA